In Microbacterium sp. No. 7, the genomic window GGCGCCTGAGCCGCCGGCGCGGCGCGCGTCATCCCAGCGGGAGCCCGCGCGGGGCGACGGCCTGCTTCATGACGATCGTGGAGTTGAGGGAACGCAGGCTCGGCAGCCGCGTGAGGGTCTCGTCGTACAGGCGCTGGTAGGCGTCGCGGTCGGTCGTGACGATGCGCAGCAGGTAGTCGGGCTCGCCGAACAGCCGCTGCGCCTCGATCACCTCCGGCACGGCGGCGAGGGCGGCGTCGAACTCCGTGACGACGTCGGGCCGGGCGAGGGTCGCGAAGGCGAT contains:
- a CDS encoding Lrp/AsnC family transcriptional regulator, which translates into the protein MDAVDRKILAQLQAEGRITLTELATRVRLSVSRCQRRVRDLEASGVIRGYRAVVDPAAAGFGFEVIAFATLARPDVVTEFDAALAAVPEVIEAQRLFGEPDYLLRIVTTDRDAYQRLYDETLTRLPSLRSLNSTIVMKQAVAPRGLPLG